A window of the Paracoccus sp. MC1862 genome harbors these coding sequences:
- a CDS encoding DUF3768 domain-containing protein, whose product MNGMSHIAYVCGSCGSEQLAQVPPCTCPHCDHFGPARDFPSRETLILRQQNDAFRAGLIDSGCPFPGTVVVTAGVNHRGRDFQTEACLAVARDCDFGLDNDPRGDHGFGVVTVEGERLYWKIDYYDPAREYGSDDPSDPAKTHRVLTILFPSEY is encoded by the coding sequence ATGAATGGCATGTCCCATATCGCCTATGTCTGTGGTTCCTGCGGATCCGAGCAGTTGGCCCAGGTTCCCCCCTGCACCTGTCCGCACTGTGACCACTTCGGCCCGGCACGGGACTTTCCGAGCCGCGAAACCCTGATCCTCCGCCAGCAGAACGACGCCTTCCGCGCAGGCTTGATCGACAGCGGGTGCCCCTTTCCCGGCACCGTTGTCGTGACGGCGGGTGTCAATCACCGGGGCCGGGATTTTCAGACCGAGGCCTGCCTGGCCGTCGCTCGCGACTGCGACTTCGGCTTGGACAACGACCCCCGGGGCGATCACGGCTTCGGCGTCGTCACCGTAGAGGGCGAACGGCTTTACTGGAAAATCGACTATTACGACCCGGCCCGCGAATACGGATCCGACGACCCGAGCGATCCGGCCAAGACGCACCGCGTCCTGACCATCCTGTTCCCCTCTGAATACTGA
- a CDS encoding ParB N-terminal domain-containing protein: MKRETIAPASIQFFSLAQLYLSDLNPRQDADPEGIDLLADSLAMIGLIQNLSGILDAEGRVGIVAGGRRLRAIARAIERDATVTERHPELASIPVRIAPDEATARAWASAENAAREDLAPADEIRAYGRMKEAGADVSAIARSFGKTEAHVYRRLALAALPAPVLDALKEGQISLGMAKAFTVSQDEALTLTILAEVKGRDVSEHRIKQALQPAAVSATDRRARFVGLDAYEAAGGSVSRDLFSETVTLHDADLLQDLFTERLNAEAERLTAVWKWAEVMADDYVSYSVTEKLARLYPVEGVLTEEQAERYDELAELANADALDEAGQAELDALDAIIKGDFTDAQRAAAGYHVYVSHSGTVQLSGPWVRAEDRAEAIEAGALTGHAAHATGGDAAPAPRSPYTGALVEDMKAIRLAAIQTALLDKPDMVFDLLAFGLSLASGVSTSVFDLSPGRPMNCPSKTDCLEWSDRLAHPPAGHEAWSRPELRVEDLAQAFRDFTAAGKKARNAALVEGVARALPYGAGNADFFALIEADSGASIRKVWTPTAENFFNRVSADTLDSLHLDLTGCDPEGRGFKAHTAQKKAEKARCMERLFSDAEYQKAWRLTAEAKARIDAWVPDCF, from the coding sequence ATGAAACGCGAAACCATCGCCCCCGCGTCCATCCAGTTTTTTTCCTTGGCCCAACTCTACCTGTCCGACCTGAACCCGCGTCAGGACGCCGACCCGGAGGGGATCGACCTGCTGGCCGACAGCCTTGCCATGATCGGCCTGATCCAGAACCTGTCCGGCATCCTCGATGCAGAGGGCCGCGTGGGCATTGTCGCCGGAGGCCGCAGGCTGCGCGCCATCGCCCGCGCCATCGAGCGTGACGCCACGGTCACCGAACGGCACCCGGAACTGGCCTCCATCCCGGTTCGCATTGCGCCCGACGAGGCCACCGCCCGCGCATGGGCCAGTGCTGAGAACGCGGCGCGGGAGGATCTGGCCCCCGCTGACGAAATCCGCGCCTATGGCCGGATGAAGGAGGCAGGCGCAGACGTGTCAGCCATTGCCCGCAGCTTCGGCAAGACCGAGGCCCATGTGTATCGCCGCCTTGCCTTGGCAGCCCTGCCCGCCCCGGTTCTGGACGCGCTGAAAGAGGGCCAGATCAGCCTTGGCATGGCGAAAGCCTTTACCGTGTCGCAGGATGAGGCATTGACCCTGACCATTCTGGCCGAGGTGAAGGGCCGCGACGTGTCGGAACACCGCATCAAGCAGGCATTGCAGCCCGCAGCCGTCAGCGCCACCGATCGCCGCGCCCGCTTTGTCGGACTGGATGCCTATGAGGCCGCAGGCGGCAGCGTGAGCCGCGATCTGTTCAGCGAGACCGTGACGCTGCACGATGCCGACCTGTTGCAGGACCTGTTCACCGAGCGGCTGAACGCCGAGGCCGAGAGGCTGACCGCCGTCTGGAAGTGGGCCGAGGTCATGGCCGACGACTATGTCTCCTATTCCGTCACCGAGAAGCTGGCCCGCCTTTATCCGGTCGAGGGGGTTCTGACGGAGGAACAGGCCGAGCGGTATGACGAACTGGCCGAACTGGCGAACGCCGATGCTCTGGACGAGGCCGGGCAGGCCGAACTTGATGCTCTGGACGCGATCATCAAGGGCGACTTCACCGACGCGCAACGCGCCGCGGCGGGCTACCATGTCTATGTCAGCCACAGCGGCACGGTACAGTTGAGCGGCCCGTGGGTGCGGGCCGAGGACCGGGCCGAGGCCATCGAGGCCGGGGCTCTCACCGGTCATGCCGCCCATGCGACCGGCGGCGATGCCGCGCCCGCGCCAAGATCGCCCTATACCGGCGCACTGGTTGAGGACATGAAGGCGATCCGGCTGGCCGCGATCCAGACCGCCCTGCTGGACAAGCCGGACATGGTGTTCGACCTGCTGGCCTTCGGTTTGTCGCTGGCCTCTGGCGTCAGCACGAGCGTTTTTGACCTGTCGCCGGGACGCCCCATGAACTGCCCGAGCAAGACGGACTGTCTCGAATGGTCCGACCGGCTGGCCCATCCCCCGGCAGGACATGAGGCATGGAGCCGCCCGGAGTTGCGGGTTGAGGATCTGGCCCAAGCCTTCCGCGACTTCACGGCGGCAGGCAAGAAGGCCCGCAATGCCGCACTGGTGGAAGGCGTGGCGCGCGCCCTGCCCTATGGCGCGGGCAATGCCGATTTCTTTGCCCTGATCGAGGCCGACAGCGGAGCCAGCATCCGCAAGGTCTGGACCCCGACCGCCGAGAACTTCTTCAACCGCGTCAGCGCCGACACTCTGGACAGCCTGCATCTGGACCTGACCGGCTGCGATCCCGAGGGCCGCGGCTTCAAGGCCCACACGGCGCAGAAGAAAGCGGAAAAGGCCCGCTGCATGGAACGGCTGTTCAGCGATGCCGAGTATCAGAAGGCATGGCGCCTCACAGCGGAGGCAAAGGCCCGGATCGACGCTTGGGTGCCGGATTGCTTCTGA